From Fibrobacter sp. UWR3, one genomic window encodes:
- a CDS encoding amino acid ABC transporter ATP-binding protein produces the protein MENVNESAPILKVEHVKKSFGDLHVLKDISFDLKAGEVLSIIGPSGSGKSTLLRCLTQLETVDGGLVQVDGKDMVVPNDSAKGPAVKYAPAKTLRDIRLSTGLVFQNFNLFPHLTVLQNICLAPVRVLGDERKDARAMGRFLLKRMGLEGKENSYPCELSGGQQQRVSIARALAMNPKILFFDEPTSALDPELTGEVLKIIKKLAEDKMTMVIVTHEMAFARDVADKVIFMDGGIIVEQGTPDHVFRKSGNERLAQFLSRFTKA, from the coding sequence GGCGACTTGCATGTGCTCAAGGATATCTCGTTTGACTTGAAGGCGGGCGAGGTACTCTCGATTATCGGGCCCAGCGGTTCCGGCAAGAGTACGCTGTTGCGTTGCCTTACACAACTCGAAACGGTTGACGGCGGCCTGGTGCAGGTCGACGGCAAGGACATGGTGGTGCCGAATGATTCGGCGAAGGGCCCGGCAGTCAAGTATGCGCCGGCGAAAACGCTCCGCGATATTCGACTTTCTACGGGGCTCGTGTTCCAGAACTTCAACTTGTTCCCGCACTTGACGGTGCTTCAGAATATCTGCCTCGCTCCGGTGCGCGTGCTGGGGGACGAACGCAAGGATGCCCGCGCTATGGGGCGGTTCCTGCTCAAGCGTATGGGCCTCGAGGGCAAGGAAAACTCTTATCCCTGTGAACTCAGCGGTGGCCAGCAGCAGCGCGTGTCCATTGCCCGCGCTCTCGCGATGAACCCGAAGATTCTTTTCTTTGACGAACCCACCTCTGCGCTGGACCCGGAACTGACCGGCGAAGTGCTCAAGATTATCAAGAAACTTGCCGAAGACAAGATGACCATGGTCATCGTGACCCACGAGATGGCTTTTGCCCGCGATGTGGCTGACAAGGTCATCTTCATGGACGGTGGGATCATCGTGGAGCAGGGAACCCCCGACCACGTGTTCCGCAAATCGGGCAACGAGCGCCTGGCTCAGTTCCTGAGCAGATTCACGAAGGCTTGA